The DNA region GCTTTAGTTCACGAAAAATTGTATCAGTCTCAAGACTTGGCAAGGATTAACTTCGGTGAATATATTCGAGATTTGGTAGCAAGTTTATTTAGTGCTTATGAAGTAAATGAAAATGCGATCGCTCTGAGAGTAAATATCGATGAGCAAGTATTTCTTGGCTTGGATACAGCAATTCCCTGTAGTTTAATTATCCATGAACTTGTATCTAATTCTTTAAAATATGCATTTCCAGCAGGTAGAAATGGTACGATTTATATCGAAATGAGCAAAAACATTGACCATGAGATTACACTTATAGTTAGTGATGATGGGATTGGTTTACCATCGAATTTCAATTTTAAAAACATGGCTTCTTTAGGCTGGCAGTTAGTAGATGCTTTAACCAATCAAATTACAGGTAATATTGATATCCAAGGTGATAGCGGAGTAGAATGCCAAGTGAAATTTACATTAATATAAAATAACTAAAATATGACAAAGGCAAAAATTTTAGTTGTGGAAGATGAAGCTATTGTTGCCAAAGATTTGCAGCTTCGACTTATAAAATTCGGTTACACTGTTCCTGCTATAGCTTCTTCAGGAGAAGAAGCAATTAATAAAGCAGTAGAAATATCCCCCGATTTAGTACTAATGGATATTAAGCTTAAAGGAACGATGGATGGGATAGAAGCTGCCGAAGAAATCTATAAACGTTTGGATATTCCAGTAATTTATTTGACTGCTTATGCAGATGAAAACACATTAACACGAGCTAAGATAACCGAGCCTTTTGCTTACCTAATCAAACCTTTTAAAGAAAGAGAACTACAAATAAATATTGAAATAACTCTGACTAAACATGGTTTAGAAAAGCAATTAAAGGTAAATCAAAAATGGCTAGATACGCTTTTAAAGAGTATCAGCGATGGTGTCATTGCTAGCGACATGCAAGAATTGGTAACTTTTATGAATCCGGTTGCCGAAAATCTAACCGGATGGAAACAGGAAGAAGCTTGTGGCAGGAATTCATCAGAAATATTCAATATTGCTAATGCAGAAACTCATGACTCTCTTGAAAGCCCAATCATAAAAGTCCTTCAAAATGGTATTATCATCAGTATCCCAGCAGAAACTATTCTGATTACTAAAGATGGTGGAGAAATCCCAATTGATGATAGTGCTGCACCAATAAAAGATGATCAAGATAATATTACAGGTGCTGTATTAGTTTTTCGAGATATTACTGAGCGCAAACGAGCGATTGAGACGCGTAAAAAGCAAATTGAGCAAGAACAACTTCTGGTGCAATGGGAGGAGATAAATCAACTCAAAAATGATTTTTTGAATTTAGTTTCTCATGAACTACGATCGCCTCTGGGTAATATAAAGTTAATGATTCAAATGATCCAACTATCTCCTCTTACTGAGGAAGCTCAACGCTATCTAGAACTGATGGAGGGTGAGTGCGATCGCGAACTAGGATTAATTAACGATCTACTAGACTTACAACGCTTGGAAAACTCATACTATCCAGTGATGACACCTGATTCCTTGCTCTTACAACAGTGGTTACCTTGGGTTATTGAGCCATTTCAAATCCGTGTTCAAGAACATCAGCAAACCCTACAGATAAATCTTGCTTCAAATCTCCCGCCCTTGTTCTCAGATGGCATTAACTTGGAACGAATTTTAGTAGAATTGCTTAATAATGCCTGTAAATACACACCTGCGGGTGGTGAAATTGTCCTAAGTGTACGTCACAATTCCTTGGAAGTGCCTGCAAAAACCATTATTACTATTAGTAATTCAGCAGAAATTCCGGTAACAGAGTTACCACGAATCTTTGAGAAATTTTATCGCATTCCCAATGCAGACATCTGGAATCAAGGTGGTTCGGGATTAGGTTTACCTATAGTACAGAAATTAGTCAAACAACTGCAAGGAAACATTCAAGTAGAAAGCAATAATGGATGGACGACATTTACTGTCACGTTAACTGATTTATAGGTTTTTAGCTTCTATTAAAACTTTTGCAACATATAGCTAGAGGCACACATCTATACGCCCCTACAACCGATTTATTTGTCACCAATATTTTTGTAATGGTATGAGATAATTAATCCAAATTATTAAATTCAGAAAAATGTCATTACATATATCTTCCACACCTCAAGGTTTTAGTGCATTCATTACTAATTTGGGAATACGAGATACAACTGATGATTTTGTATTTATTAAATCATCAGTTCCTTGTGTTGCTGATGGAGTCTTTACTCAAAGTCTTTTTGCCGGGCCAAGCGTTACTATTAGCCGTAATAATTTAAAAGATTCACAAGCACAAGGAATTGTTGTTATATCTAAGAATGCAAATGTAGCTAATGGTTCTGTTGGCATCTCTGACGCCCAAGAAGTTTTGCAATTAGTTGCAACCGAAACTGGAATTGCTGCACATAATATTGTGATAGCTTCTACAGGTGTAATTGGCAGACGTTACCCAATTGAAAAAATCCGGGCAGGTTTATTAGGATTGGGCAAAAAATTGACTGCTGCTGATTTTCATGCCGCAGCCCGTGGTATTATGACCACCGATACAGTCCCAAAAATAGCTACACGACAAATAGGCAATGCCAAACTAGTAGGAATTGCTAAAGGTGTTGGCATGATTGAGCCTAATATGGCTACCCTGCTAACTTTCTTTTTTACTGACGCGGCAATTTCTGCAAATAGCCTTCGTTCTATTTTTCGCTCTACTATAGATAAAACTTTTAACTGCCTAAGTGTAGATACTGACACTTCTACTAGTGACTCTGCCGTGATTCTAGCTAATGGAATAGCCGGTGAAGTTTCAGAAGCAGATTTTGCCAGTGCATTGCAAGAAGTTGCACAAGAATTGGTGCTGAAAATTGCCAGAGATGCAG from Nostoc commune NIES-4072 includes:
- a CDS encoding hybrid sensor histidine kinase/response regulator, which encodes MTKAKILVVEDEAIVAKDLQLRLIKFGYTVPAIASSGEEAINKAVEISPDLVLMDIKLKGTMDGIEAAEEIYKRLDIPVIYLTAYADENTLTRAKITEPFAYLIKPFKERELQINIEITLTKHGLEKQLKVNQKWLDTLLKSISDGVIASDMQELVTFMNPVAENLTGWKQEEACGRNSSEIFNIANAETHDSLESPIIKVLQNGIIISIPAETILITKDGGEIPIDDSAAPIKDDQDNITGAVLVFRDITERKRAIETRKKQIEQEQLLVQWEEINQLKNDFLNLVSHELRSPLGNIKLMIQMIQLSPLTEEAQRYLELMEGECDRELGLINDLLDLQRLENSYYPVMTPDSLLLQQWLPWVIEPFQIRVQEHQQTLQINLASNLPPLFSDGINLERILVELLNNACKYTPAGGEIVLSVRHNSLEVPAKTIITISNSAEIPVTELPRIFEKFYRIPNADIWNQGGSGLGLPIVQKLVKQLQGNIQVESNNGWTTFTVTLTDL
- a CDS encoding sensor histidine kinase — translated: MVEDISERQAAQRDRQEWEAQIQASLLEKEVLLKEIYHRVKNNLQVISSLLSLQSAYIKDPDDLVIFKQSQQRIASMALVHEKLYQSQDLARINFGEYIRDLVASLFSAYEVNENAIALRVNIDEQVFLGLDTAIPCSLIIHELVSNSLKYAFPAGRNGTIYIEMSKNIDHEITLIVSDDGIGLPSNFNFKNMASLGWQLVDALTNQITGNIDIQGDSGVECQVKFTLI
- the argJ gene encoding bifunctional glutamate N-acetyltransferase/amino-acid acetyltransferase ArgJ, with the translated sequence MSLHISSTPQGFSAFITNLGIRDTTDDFVFIKSSVPCVADGVFTQSLFAGPSVTISRNNLKDSQAQGIVVISKNANVANGSVGISDAQEVLQLVATETGIAAHNIVIASTGVIGRRYPIEKIRAGLLGLGKKLTAADFHAAARGIMTTDTVPKIATRQIGNAKLVGIAKGVGMIEPNMATLLTFFFTDAAISANSLRSIFRSTIDKTFNCLSVDTDTSTSDSAVILANGIAGEVSEADFASALQEVAQELVLKIARDAEGATKIIEVTVDSAINYTQAKTVAKAIVNSPLVKTAVYGADPNWGRVAMAIGKCENEQQINPEIVVISFDNVKVYPNTLTDENLEQLRQIMSKDQVRIHVSLNIGDASATVWGCDLSEGYIEINGKYST